A stretch of the Nitratifractor salsuginis DSM 16511 genome encodes the following:
- a CDS encoding 2,3-bisphosphoglycerate-dependent phosphoglycerate mutase encodes MGKLILLRHGQSVYNLQNIFTGWTDVALSEKGIAEAQKAGQILKAHNLLPDLCFTSWLKRAIHTAQLALRELDWEQIDCIKSWKLNERHYGAWQQRNKDEVKEEVGEERFIAIRRGYDTPPPPLPDGDPRLPENDPKFRLIDPSHLPRSESLKDTRRRTLNYFYEAIAPQLARDKTVLVSAHGNSLRALTMAIEQLSPEEIVKVEIPTGQPILYRFDETLEMLEKKVLS; translated from the coding sequence ATGGGAAAACTGATCCTGCTGCGTCACGGACAGAGTGTCTACAATCTTCAAAATATCTTCACCGGCTGGACCGATGTGGCGTTGAGCGAAAAGGGGATCGCCGAAGCCCAAAAGGCGGGGCAGATCCTCAAAGCCCACAATCTCCTGCCCGATCTCTGCTTCACCTCCTGGCTCAAACGGGCGATCCATACCGCCCAGCTGGCCCTCAGAGAACTGGATTGGGAGCAGATCGACTGCATCAAATCCTGGAAGCTCAACGAGCGTCACTACGGCGCCTGGCAGCAACGCAACAAGGACGAGGTGAAAGAGGAGGTGGGCGAAGAGAGATTCATCGCCATCCGCCGTGGCTACGATACGCCTCCGCCGCCACTGCCCGACGGTGATCCACGACTGCCGGAAAATGACCCTAAATTCCGCCTGATCGATCCGTCACATCTGCCCCGCAGCGAATCCCTCAAGGATACCCGCCGCCGGACGCTTAACTACTTTTACGAAGCGATCGCTCCCCAGTTGGCACGGGACAAAACCGTCCTGGTCAGCGCCCACGGCAATTCCCTGAGGGCGCTGACGATGGCGATCGAACAGCTGAGCCCGGAAGAGATCGTCAAAGTGGAGATTCCCACGGGCCAGCCGATCCTCTACCGCTTCGACGAGACCCTGGAGATGCTGGAGAAAAAGGTGCTCTCTTGA
- a CDS encoding carboxymuconolactone decarboxylase family protein, translated as MGKYTDKLEEIKRLIGDLQQEAPEAMKAFHEFMGAVEKPGAMDSKSKELVNVGLAVAAQCEWCIALHVKGALDAGATRAEIIDAGMQAVLMHGGPALMYMTPLTQSLDEFGAK; from the coding sequence ATGGGAAAATATACCGATAAACTGGAAGAGATCAAACGGCTCATTGGCGATCTCCAGCAGGAAGCCCCCGAGGCGATGAAGGCTTTTCATGAATTCATGGGAGCTGTGGAGAAGCCCGGGGCGATGGACAGCAAATCCAAAGAACTGGTCAACGTGGGGCTGGCGGTCGCGGCCCAGTGCGAGTGGTGTATCGCTTTGCATGTCAAAGGGGCGCTGGATGCGGGCGCTACCCGGGCGGAGATCATCGATGCCGGGATGCAGGCGGTGCTGATGCACGGCGGTCCGGCGCTGATGTACATGACGCCGCTGACCCAGTCGTTGGATGAATTTGGAGCGAAGTGA
- a CDS encoding thiamine pyrophosphate-dependent dehydrogenase E1 component subunit alpha: protein MDKLTAEEIFYTMALGRRFEYAAKEHYMTGEISGFLHLDIGQEALSVAAMKAFDHGDVFTTYREHIMAIARGIEPKAVMAELFGKKTGVSEGRGGSMHLFDPSHFFYGGDAIVGGHLPNAVGCAYARKFQKSEHGVMAVFGDGATNGGAFFESLNIASAWKLPMLFLCENNRYAIGTEITRVAPFLEQAKKAEPYMPAKEVDGNDALAVYEAVKEAQEYIQKGHGPIFIEAFTYRWEGHSMSDPGTYRSQEEMEIWKRKDPIERMKKVLKERYMMSDEQIEALEKKAEAEVDAAVKFAAESPEPEVDELFDHVFAEEVHHG, encoded by the coding sequence ATGGATAAATTGACAGCGGAAGAGATCTTTTACACCATGGCGCTGGGGCGTCGCTTCGAATATGCCGCCAAAGAGCACTATATGACCGGGGAAATCTCGGGCTTTCTGCATTTGGATATCGGGCAGGAGGCTTTGAGCGTGGCGGCGATGAAAGCCTTCGACCACGGGGATGTCTTCACCACGTACCGGGAGCACATCATGGCCATCGCCCGGGGGATCGAGCCCAAGGCGGTGATGGCGGAGCTCTTCGGGAAAAAGACCGGTGTCAGCGAAGGGCGGGGCGGGTCGATGCACCTCTTCGACCCTTCCCACTTCTTCTACGGCGGGGATGCCATTGTCGGCGGGCATTTGCCCAACGCCGTGGGCTGTGCCTATGCCCGGAAATTCCAAAAGAGCGAGCACGGGGTGATGGCGGTCTTTGGCGACGGAGCGACCAATGGAGGCGCTTTTTTCGAATCCCTCAATATCGCCTCGGCCTGGAAACTCCCGATGCTCTTTCTTTGTGAAAACAACCGCTACGCCATCGGCACTGAGATTACCAGGGTGGCTCCCTTCCTTGAACAGGCGAAAAAGGCGGAACCCTATATGCCGGCCAAAGAAGTAGACGGTAACGACGCCCTGGCCGTCTACGAAGCGGTCAAGGAGGCCCAGGAATACATTCAAAAAGGCCATGGCCCCATCTTCATCGAAGCCTTCACCTACCGCTGGGAGGGCCACTCCATGAGCGACCCGGGCACCTACCGGAGCCAGGAGGAGATGGAGATCTGGAAACGCAAAGATCCCATCGAGCGGATGAAAAAGGTATTGAAGGAGCGTTATATGATGAGTGACGAGCAGATCGAAGCCCTGGAGAAGAAGGCGGAAGCAGAGGTGGATGCAGCTGTGAAGTTCGCAGCCGAAAGCCCAGAACCTGAAGTGGACGAGCTCTTCGACCACGTATTCGCCGAGGAGGTGCATCATGGCTGA
- a CDS encoding alpha-ketoacid dehydrogenase subunit beta gives MAEMLYREALNRAIDECMAADENVVMLGEDVGLYGGSYRVSEGLVSKYGEARLIDTPIAELSIVGNAVGMAIGGLRPIAEIMTANFSLLAFDQIINHMSKYRYMSAGKLTLPMVVRFPQGVSKQLAAQHSESYEQMLSAVPGMHVFAASDPNYAYHALKAAIMMDDPVLFIEHELLYNKKGEVDLNTPVDPFKARIVKEGSDITIVSYLKMVDDVMAAVPQIEEQLGKSCEVIDLQSLNPMDTETIKNSVEKTGRLVVVEEDHYTGGYGAQVISRVAEKFFYTLDAAPLRIAGKDVPIPYNRKLELASIPTPDSITKAIVAWGKNNGL, from the coding sequence ATGGCTGAAATGCTCTACAGAGAAGCCCTCAACCGGGCGATCGACGAATGTATGGCTGCCGACGAAAATGTCGTGATGCTGGGTGAGGATGTGGGCCTCTACGGCGGCAGCTACCGCGTCAGCGAAGGGCTGGTCTCCAAATACGGCGAAGCACGCCTCATCGACACTCCCATCGCCGAGCTGAGCATCGTGGGCAATGCCGTCGGTATGGCCATCGGCGGCCTGCGCCCCATCGCCGAGATCATGACCGCCAACTTCAGCCTTCTGGCCTTCGACCAGATTATCAACCATATGAGCAAATACCGCTACATGAGCGCGGGCAAACTGACCCTGCCGATGGTGGTGCGCTTCCCCCAGGGGGTGAGCAAGCAGCTGGCGGCCCAGCACAGTGAGAGCTACGAGCAGATGCTCAGCGCCGTGCCTGGGATGCACGTCTTCGCCGCGAGCGATCCCAACTACGCTTACCACGCCCTCAAAGCGGCCATTATGATGGATGATCCGGTGCTTTTCATCGAGCACGAGCTTCTCTACAACAAAAAGGGCGAAGTGGATCTCAATACCCCGGTCGATCCTTTCAAAGCCCGGATCGTCAAAGAGGGAAGCGATATCACCATTGTCAGCTACCTCAAAATGGTCGATGACGTGATGGCGGCGGTCCCGCAGATCGAGGAACAGCTGGGCAAGAGCTGCGAAGTGATCGACCTGCAATCCCTTAACCCAATGGATACCGAGACCATCAAGAACTCCGTCGAAAAGACGGGGCGCCTGGTGGTCGTGGAAGAGGATCACTACACCGGTGGCTACGGGGCCCAAGTGATCAGCCGGGTAGCGGAGAAATTTTTCTACACTCTCGACGCCGCGCCCCTGCGCATCGCCGGCAAGGACGTGCCGATCCCCTACAACCGCAAACTGGAACTGGCGTCGATCCCGACCCCCGACTCCATCACCAAAGCGATCGTCGCATGGGGGAAGAACAATGGCCTATGA
- a CDS encoding 2-oxo acid dehydrogenase subunit E2, which produces MAYEIVMPQLSDSMTEGKLISWKVKPGDKVKVGDTIAEVESDKAIMEVQTFHDGIVRELKVKEGESAPVGSVIAVIEETSDNEQQRNEQPSNRATEQPVKTAPSNEELGTRNEERNNRVTEQPSNEQPMKAAPSNEELGMRNEESKPSVSSEQSKDAKASKSNDQRPTTNDRSSQRSKSIVDELFSNETPVSEKTPHSSLLTPHSREAIASPRARALAARYGLDLEKLQKKGELPTPAHAEDIERYRQRKYFTPKAWKLVEEYQLDPALFDSGKKHNEEEIKAYIEAHEIPRPKPLSSNQKAVIATVEQAAKTPVYHIYDHIDASLILQHESDELTVTVWLLKLLSETMMRHEVLRSTLGPQGIQIWPNASISLAIAKGEELYMPVLKDLNKMSPKEITDALKAMKEKVKERRLSPQDMRGSTFGLSNLGMTGIERFDAMINGTDSGIAAIGSTIDGKIAVTFTLDHRLVNGLQGAQAMETLKTLAKDEMIFKG; this is translated from the coding sequence ATGGCCTATGAGATCGTCATGCCCCAACTCTCCGACTCCATGACCGAGGGGAAGCTGATCAGCTGGAAGGTCAAGCCGGGAGACAAAGTCAAAGTAGGTGACACCATCGCCGAAGTCGAAAGCGACAAAGCAATCATGGAGGTTCAGACTTTTCACGACGGCATCGTCAGAGAGCTCAAGGTCAAAGAGGGGGAGAGCGCACCGGTCGGGAGTGTCATCGCAGTGATCGAAGAAACCTCTGACAATGAACAACAGAGGAATGAGCAACCGAGCAACCGAGCAACCGAGCAACCGGTGAAGACTGCGCCTTCAAATGAGGAATTAGGAACGAGGAATGAGGAACGGAATAACCGAGTAACCGAGCAACCGAGCAATGAGCAACCGATGAAGGCTGCGCCTTCAAATGAGGAATTAGGAATGAGGAATGAGGAATCGAAACCTTCGGTTTCGAGTGAGCAGTCAAAGGACGCGAAAGCATCCAAATCCAACGACCAACGACCAACGACCAACGACCGATCCTCTCAACGCTCAAAATCCATCGTCGACGAGCTCTTCAGCAACGAAACTCCAGTTTCTGAAAAAACGCCTCACTCCTCACTCCTCACTCCTCACTCGCGCGAAGCGATCGCTTCGCCGAGGGCCCGCGCCCTGGCCGCCCGCTACGGACTCGACCTCGAGAAGCTCCAGAAAAAAGGAGAGCTCCCCACTCCCGCCCATGCCGAGGATATCGAACGCTACCGTCAGCGCAAATACTTCACCCCCAAAGCCTGGAAACTCGTGGAAGAGTATCAGCTCGACCCGGCACTTTTCGACAGCGGGAAGAAACATAACGAAGAGGAGATCAAAGCTTACATCGAAGCGCACGAGATCCCCAGGCCCAAGCCTCTGAGTTCCAACCAGAAGGCGGTCATCGCTACGGTGGAGCAGGCAGCGAAAACACCGGTCTATCATATCTACGACCATATCGACGCTTCGCTCATCCTTCAGCACGAGAGCGATGAGCTCACCGTCACCGTCTGGCTTCTCAAGCTTCTGAGCGAAACGATGATGCGCCACGAAGTCCTGCGCTCGACCCTCGGTCCCCAGGGGATCCAGATCTGGCCCAACGCCTCCATCTCCCTGGCCATAGCCAAAGGGGAAGAGCTCTATATGCCGGTCCTGAAAGATTTGAACAAAATGAGCCCCAAAGAGATCACCGACGCGCTCAAGGCGATGAAAGAGAAGGTCAAAGAGAGAAGGCTGAGCCCCCAGGATATGCGCGGCTCCACCTTCGGTCTGAGCAACCTGGGGATGACCGGGATCGAACGTTTCGATGCGATGATCAATGGAACCGACAGCGGTATTGCCGCCATAGGCAGCACCATCGACGGCAAGATCGCCGTCACCTTCACCCTCGATCACAGATTGGTCAATGGTTTGCAGGGTGCCCAGGCGATGGAGACGCTTAAGACTTTGGCGAAGGATGAGATGATTTTTAAAGGCTGA
- a CDS encoding oleate hydratase, translating into MSTIKRKADENTRAYLIGSGIANLAAAYYLIEDAGVDPQNIVFYEQWDVAGGALDGSGDDKRGFLIRGGRMHEEHYRCYWDLLSHIPSYDDPELSVYEETVDFNSRYVTDNHARLLRNGKRVDLSSYGLSVKDQLDMGKLLFTPESKLDNLRIEDWFSGDFFHSNFWMIFTTMFAFQKWSSLMEMRRYMLRFMHLMPGMKYLHGIWRTKYNQYHSVVVPLQRWLSDRGVRFELESRVTDIEFDLNEGKKRATTLQIVRNGSEEAKVELGEKDFCFFINGSIVDAADEGDLHAPARLKGVEDSGSWTLWKKIAAKAPDFGNPDVFCGDIDRSKWYSFTVTLRDRTFHDYMEDFTGNLDGTGGLITMTDSNWLMSIVIARQPHFPNQPSDVKIFWGYGLYPDHIGNKVKKPMSECTGEELLEELWYHLKIEEMMEPIMHSNKLINCIPVAMPFIDSLFMPRAKGDRPKVIPDGSENFAFLGQFTEVEDDCVFTVEYSVRTAQEAVYGLFDCGKKPLPIYVGAHNPIAMMKAAAAISE; encoded by the coding sequence ATGTCCACAATCAAACGAAAAGCCGACGAAAACACCCGTGCCTATCTCATTGGAAGCGGCATCGCCAACTTGGCTGCCGCATATTATCTGATCGAAGATGCCGGAGTCGATCCGCAAAACATTGTCTTCTATGAGCAGTGGGATGTCGCCGGTGGCGCCCTTGACGGTTCGGGAGACGACAAAAGAGGCTTTTTGATCCGAGGTGGACGAATGCACGAAGAGCATTATCGTTGCTATTGGGATCTGCTCTCTCACATTCCCTCTTACGATGATCCCGAGCTGAGCGTCTACGAAGAGACGGTAGATTTCAACAGCCGCTATGTCACCGACAACCACGCCCGACTTCTCAGAAACGGAAAACGGGTCGATCTGAGCAGTTATGGTCTGAGTGTGAAGGATCAGCTGGATATGGGCAAGCTCCTCTTCACCCCGGAAAGCAAGTTGGATAATCTGCGCATCGAGGATTGGTTCAGCGGCGACTTCTTTCATAGCAATTTCTGGATGATCTTTACCACTATGTTCGCTTTCCAGAAGTGGAGTTCCCTGATGGAGATGCGGCGCTATATGCTGCGCTTTATGCATCTGATGCCCGGCATGAAATATCTGCATGGTATCTGGCGGACCAAGTACAATCAATACCATTCCGTTGTCGTTCCACTCCAGCGCTGGCTGAGCGACAGGGGCGTGCGTTTCGAGCTTGAAAGCCGTGTCACGGATATCGAGTTCGATCTCAACGAGGGTAAAAAACGTGCAACAACCCTACAGATCGTCAGGAACGGAAGCGAAGAGGCAAAGGTCGAACTGGGAGAGAAAGATTTCTGCTTTTTCATCAACGGTTCCATCGTCGACGCTGCGGACGAGGGTGATCTTCATGCCCCGGCACGACTCAAAGGGGTAGAGGATTCGGGCTCCTGGACGCTGTGGAAAAAGATCGCTGCCAAAGCACCTGATTTCGGAAATCCCGATGTATTCTGCGGCGATATCGACCGCTCCAAATGGTACTCCTTTACCGTGACACTGCGGGACAGGACTTTCCATGACTATATGGAGGATTTCACCGGCAATCTGGACGGCACGGGAGGGCTGATCACGATGACCGACTCCAACTGGCTTATGTCCATCGTCATCGCGCGGCAGCCTCATTTCCCCAATCAACCCAGTGATGTCAAAATCTTTTGGGGATACGGTCTCTACCCCGACCACATCGGCAATAAAGTCAAAAAACCAATGAGCGAATGTACCGGAGAAGAGCTTTTGGAAGAGCTCTGGTATCACCTGAAGATCGAAGAGATGATGGAACCGATCATGCATTCGAACAAGCTTATCAACTGTATCCCTGTTGCTATGCCCTTTATCGACAGCCTCTTTATGCCGAGAGCCAAAGGAGATCGTCCCAAAGTGATTCCTGACGGGAGTGAGAATTTTGCCTTCCTGGGGCAATTTACCGAGGTAGAAGATGATTGTGTCTTCACGGTAGAGTATTCGGTCCGTACGGCCCAGGAGGCGGTCTACGGACTTTTTGACTGTGGGAAAAAGCCTCTGCCGATCTATGTCGGAGCCCACAATCCCATCGCTATGATGAAAGCAGCGGCAGCCATCTCGGAATAA
- a CDS encoding dihydrolipoyl dehydrogenase family protein gives MNYDYDIVFLGGGLNYAGAVVASKAGLKCALVEKNPEHLGGTCLHNGCIPSKMYLEAAREIGGADKPWFEGALHLDIAKLDDAKERLLKRATEAITKQCAKVDIIAGEGKVSAPHTVEVEGKMLTGRHIVIGTGSRPFIPEGIDYDGIGVITSDEVLNMRSLPEKVAVYGDGAIGLEMASFFAAAGVPTELIWRHDTLLRRAHPMISANALKQMQNLGVTLRPNSEIATAKTTRRGVHITFKDGSEHYVPTLLVATGRHAVTDPVQTPEIAVGRKGIETDEHFETTLADHYAIGDCNGKLQLAHAARAEVLYVVKRILGKEPEPIRLERIVKFIHTLPCSYALVDKIRSDFEKTGEKYTESIVPLAGLPFAETHDGHLGVMAVYADEEGFIAGGEIFAPNAEELIAVVSMALAGELDITTAKRTILAHPTFSESLEKAFLRL, from the coding sequence ATGAACTATGACTACGACATCGTCTTTCTAGGCGGAGGGCTCAACTACGCCGGGGCCGTCGTTGCTTCCAAGGCCGGCCTCAAATGTGCCCTGGTGGAGAAGAATCCTGAGCATCTGGGTGGTACCTGCCTGCACAACGGTTGCATCCCTTCCAAAATGTATCTGGAAGCGGCTAGGGAGATCGGCGGTGCCGACAAACCCTGGTTCGAAGGAGCGTTGCATCTCGATATTGCCAAATTGGACGATGCCAAAGAGAGGCTGCTGAAGCGGGCCACAGAAGCGATCACGAAACAGTGCGCCAAAGTCGATATCATTGCCGGAGAGGGGAAGGTGAGCGCGCCTCATACCGTGGAAGTGGAGGGCAAAATGCTCACAGGACGACATATCGTCATCGGCACCGGTTCGCGCCCCTTCATCCCCGAGGGGATCGACTATGACGGAATAGGGGTCATCACCAGCGATGAAGTGCTCAATATGCGCTCCCTTCCCGAGAAGGTCGCTGTTTATGGCGACGGGGCTATCGGCCTGGAGATGGCGAGCTTCTTCGCCGCCGCCGGTGTGCCCACCGAGCTGATCTGGCGCCACGATACCCTGCTGCGTCGGGCCCATCCGATGATATCGGCCAATGCTTTGAAACAGATGCAGAATCTGGGGGTCACACTCCGCCCAAACAGTGAGATCGCCACGGCCAAAACGACGAGGCGGGGTGTGCACATTACCTTCAAAGACGGCAGTGAGCATTATGTCCCCACCCTGTTAGTAGCGACCGGGCGCCATGCTGTCACCGACCCGGTGCAAACTCCCGAGATCGCCGTCGGGCGCAAGGGGATCGAAACCGATGAACACTTCGAAACGACCCTGGCCGATCACTACGCCATCGGCGACTGCAATGGCAAGCTCCAGCTGGCCCACGCCGCCCGGGCCGAAGTCCTCTATGTGGTGAAGCGCATTCTGGGCAAAGAACCTGAGCCGATCCGTCTGGAGCGAATCGTCAAATTCATCCATACCCTCCCGTGCTCCTACGCCCTGGTAGACAAGATCCGGAGCGACTTTGAAAAGACGGGAGAGAAATACACCGAAAGCATCGTGCCTCTTGCAGGGCTGCCTTTCGCCGAGACCCACGACGGTCATTTGGGAGTGATGGCGGTCTATGCCGACGAGGAGGGCTTCATCGCCGGAGGGGAGATCTTTGCCCCCAACGCCGAGGAACTCATCGCCGTGGTCAGCATGGCGCTGGCCGGTGAGTTGGATATCACCACCGCCAAGCGTACCATCCTGGCCCATCCCACTTTCAGCGAATCGTTGGAGAAAGCCTTTTTACGGCTGTGA
- a CDS encoding nucleotidyltransferase family protein, with the protein MTKKEILDFLQSHKYILKKRYGVLRIGLFGSYAKEMATPESDIDIYVEFEERKFRKIAGTWNYLEKNLGGKIDLLYPHPEMRPSLKKSIEKEVIYG; encoded by the coding sequence ATGACGAAAAAAGAGATTTTGGATTTTCTGCAAAGCCATAAATATATTTTGAAAAAGCGCTATGGTGTTTTACGAATAGGGCTTTTCGGCTCCTATGCCAAGGAGATGGCAACACCAGAAAGTGACATTGATATCTATGTCGAGTTCGAGGAACGGAAATTTCGTAAAATTGCCGGAACCTGGAATTATCTGGAAAAAAACCTTGGAGGCAAAATCGATCTGCTTTACCCTCATCCCGAGATGCGGCCATCTCTGAAAAAAAGTATCGAAAAAGAAGTTATCTATGGATAA
- a CDS encoding HepT-like ribonuclease domain-containing protein, protein MKNIDKRKPGFLEKVGDEEYWSEIIKLREIISHHNLDINSEIVYEICSEELIPLREKIETLKQLMK, encoded by the coding sequence TTGAAAAATATTGATAAACGGAAACCGGGTTTTCTTGAAAAGGTGGGAGACGAAGAGTATTGGAGTGAAATCATCAAACTCCGTGAAATCATTTCCCATCATAACCTCGATATCAATTCCGAAATCGTTTATGAGATTTGCAGCGAAGAGCTGATTCCTCTGCGTGAGAAAATCGAAACGCTCAAGCAATTAATGAAATGA
- the lipB gene encoding lipoyl(octanoyl) transferase LipB, which produces MILHHWGLIEYEEARKQMDEVHALACQDGKNHLIFCQHPDIFTVGYDDQGSWPVPTVHTDRGGSITCHSPGQLVAYFCFQASNPALFYRRVIRAYEALFEQLNLPAHYDRQNPGFYIENRKIASLGFRYRNGVSLHGVALNVDINLVFHSQVNPCGLEGIIPTSLKAEGSGIGIEQLEQSLIRHLCEAFDEAL; this is translated from the coding sequence ATGATCCTCCACCACTGGGGCCTCATCGAATATGAAGAGGCAAGAAAGCAGATGGATGAAGTCCACGCTCTGGCCTGTCAGGACGGCAAAAATCATCTGATCTTTTGTCAGCATCCCGATATCTTCACCGTCGGCTATGATGATCAGGGCTCCTGGCCTGTACCTACAGTTCACACCGACCGGGGTGGTTCGATCACGTGCCACAGCCCGGGGCAGCTCGTGGCTTATTTCTGCTTTCAGGCTTCCAATCCGGCGCTCTTCTACCGCCGGGTGATTCGAGCCTACGAAGCCCTGTTTGAGCAGCTCAATCTCCCTGCACATTATGACCGGCAAAACCCCGGTTTCTACATCGAAAACCGAAAGATCGCCTCTCTGGGCTTTCGCTATCGAAACGGGGTAAGCCTTCACGGCGTTGCCCTCAATGTGGATATAAATCTGGTCTTTCATAGCCAGGTCAACCCCTGCGGGCTGGAGGGGATCATACCCACATCCCTGAAAGCGGAAGGATCCGGTATCGGCATCGAACAACTTGAACAATCCCTGATACGGCATCTCTGTGAGGCTTTCGATGAAGCCCTATAA
- the lipA gene encoding lipoyl synthase yields the protein MKPYKPKVKAPDPHLIASTNEILRQNALTTVCEESACPNRTECYHRGTATFMILGDTCTRACRFCNVKTGRGAPPDPSEPERVARAVKELGLKYVVITSVDRDDLDDYGSAQFAAVVRSIRKAAPEAKIELLTPDFRGNREALDRVIAAAPDKLAHNEETVRRLSPLIRPQSDYDRSLTVLRYYADHFVGPVKSSLMVGLGETETELIETMEELYNAGVRQLTIGQYLQPTPKHAPVCRYYPPEYFESLGEAARGIGFEAVASGVLVRSSYYADRL from the coding sequence ATGAAGCCCTATAAACCCAAGGTCAAAGCCCCCGACCCCCATCTCATTGCCTCGACCAACGAGATCCTCCGCCAAAATGCGCTTACGACTGTCTGCGAAGAGAGTGCCTGTCCGAACCGTACCGAGTGTTACCACCGCGGCACGGCGACCTTTATGATCCTCGGGGATACCTGTACCCGGGCGTGCCGATTCTGCAACGTAAAGACGGGGAGGGGAGCGCCGCCTGATCCGAGCGAGCCGGAGCGGGTGGCTCGGGCGGTGAAGGAGCTGGGGCTAAAGTATGTGGTGATTACTTCAGTGGATCGGGACGATCTGGACGACTATGGCAGCGCTCAATTCGCCGCCGTGGTCCGCTCGATCCGAAAGGCGGCACCGGAGGCGAAGATCGAACTGCTCACCCCCGATTTTCGGGGGAACAGGGAAGCGCTGGACCGGGTCATCGCCGCCGCCCCCGACAAGCTGGCCCACAACGAAGAGACGGTGCGGCGCCTCTCGCCCCTCATCCGCCCTCAGAGCGACTACGACCGCTCTTTGACAGTTTTACGTTATTACGCCGATCATTTTGTCGGCCCGGTCAAAAGCTCATTGATGGTGGGGCTGGGGGAGACGGAAACCGAGCTCATCGAGACGATGGAAGAGCTATACAATGCCGGGGTGCGGCAGCTCACCATCGGCCAATATTTGCAACCCACGCCGAAACACGCACCGGTGTGTCGTTATTACCCTCCGGAGTACTTCGAAAGCCTCGGGGAAGCGGCACGGGGTATCGGTTTCGAAGCGGTGGCATCAGGCGTGCTGGTTCGCAGCTCTTACTATGCCGATCGGTTATAA
- a CDS encoding glycine zipper 2TM domain-containing protein, which translates to MKKSLTLAATALLALGLSGCANLYNMAPTVPATATQQAYTAKTGTVKSVRYVVVEDQSPVGTLLGAVTGAALGSTIGRGKGRTLAAVAGGVAGAYVGKEMIDKANAQELTIHLDNGRTIVVVRKGTNFYPGERVKVLYNGNSVGNVEPL; encoded by the coding sequence ATGAAAAAGAGTCTTACTTTGGCAGCGACAGCACTTTTGGCACTCGGATTGAGCGGATGTGCCAATCTCTATAATATGGCTCCAACCGTTCCCGCAACTGCTACCCAACAAGCCTATACGGCAAAAACAGGTACCGTGAAATCGGTCCGTTATGTTGTGGTCGAAGATCAAAGTCCGGTCGGAACTCTGCTCGGAGCCGTGACCGGCGCAGCACTGGGCAGCACTATAGGTAGAGGTAAAGGCCGCACCCTGGCTGCCGTGGCAGGAGGAGTAGCCGGAGCCTATGTCGGCAAAGAAATGATAGACAAAGCCAATGCCCAGGAGCTTACCATTCATTTGGATAATGGGCGCACCATCGTCGTGGTCCGCAAGGGAACCAACTTCTATCCCGGTGAGCGGGTCAAAGTCCTCTACAACGGCAACAGTGTCGGCAACGTCGAGCCCCTTTGA